TGCTTCATCTTCATGTAGAATATTATtatgttgcaaaatggcgaaggtgCCGGTTTAGTTAGCGAAAGCAATATTACTACCATATCTTGTGGACCTTCAAAATGTCGATGTGAAGATGACCTTTCACCTACCCAGTTTTCCAATATAAGTGATTTTCAGAGCTAAATACGATGATTTAGCCCTCAAATCCTATAAAAAAAAAGTAGTTCGAAAGCTATTAACTACTGCCGGTGTAAAGTTTACTTTTCACCACGATTCTAGTGCTGATAGTCTTAGTATTGAAAGTTTATTTATAAACTCAGGCAAAATCGTCCTTAAACGATACTCTACTTTTAGAAAAACTGCAGAATTTAACAAGGAAAGTTGATTGAAGACATACAAAGGGTCAAAAgtcacgaaaatatgcaaggatatataaaaatgtaatttttgttCGACATTTTTATACCTATATCAGGGATAAAGCAACGGATAAGTAAAAAATGGAATGATTACTCACCATATGACTCCCAGTAATGCCAGCAAagtgaaaatgaagaatttaaGAGGAAgatgaaaatgataatttttctcgaaaacgaatTCCATGAAAAGTTCTGTGTATTTATTCCTCAATGATAAGATGAAGTTGTTTTTCACATAAAATCTATAATAATTCCCTTAGAGATTCGATCGATTCGAAGAAACAGTTCTGCAATCCCGGAATTTCCTTTACTTATATCTTCAACCCTTGAGTATAAACCAATGTGTCGCTAATTGAagcatttttatttcgaatgaaaaatctCCCAATATAACTGATCAGGGGCCTTTCGAATTCATTCCATAATCGAGATGTAATAAGAGTTCAGGACATTTTATGGAAAGATTAAACTATTATAATATCAGGCATGATTATCGCATTCGCCAATATGCAACCGTGATGTTCGGAACGCCTCAGTCGGAGAAGTGAGACTATCCAAAATACAGGTATGAGTATTTATAATAGTCGAAAATTTATTCGGGACTTTTAGCATCCAATTAATTCCATTCGATagcggtaattttttttttgcaaaaacgGTCTGTACTATGAAGGATAACATTGTAATTTCCCAATCAAGTGAACATTTTCGCTGCTTGTCAGCATTCTTTGCTATTAATATATAATTGATATCTCAACTGCAGCTGTGGAAATTCTTCTCGTTTCTTGATATCTATTTCCATCaaagtttttcgaaattagCACATTCAAATGAAATTAGACCACATCAATTATATCGAAATGTAACAGTTAATGATTTTCAGACACACATTGCTTGGTAACATAAGAGTACACATAATATTGAGTATATGCTTAGGATTAATATTCTACTTCCTATACCTACTGCTAATCACAATTAGAATTCAAACGAGACATATTATTAATAGAAATATATGATTTCTCTATGGATATGAAATGGGTACTTCAGATTTGCATGATATAAATACATTGACCCAATCCAACGCAGATAAAACAGGACGAAAACGGAGATTAGGAGTCAAATATTACATTTACCAAcaatttaaaattttaaatCACGTAGACTGCGAAGTTTCTGCTCGACAATCCTATCTGTTTATAATTCATTTCAGTATATACGTTCGTGAGATTTATCTACgatatttcagttgaaaaaagaTTCAACCAAGATCTCCACCAAGCAGGTTTAAAGATCTAACGCTTGCTCCAGGTTCGAGCTAGGGAAAACCAAACAATTCATATGTTCTTCTAGGGAATTTCCATAGCTTGCAACCAATTTCCATTTGAACTTGTTTTTCCACCGCTTGGAGTAAAAATATAGTAAACAATAGCATTAATGCGACACCTGAATCAAAAGTATTCCAGAATAATATTCGAAATAACACATAAGTCCAAAGGTTTACCGGAATAGACCATTTTTTTTGCATCGAGGAAACGCAGGTCAAACTTCTATTTCGACTGAATAAACAATGGCTCAATGCCAGTCTATACTTGGGGGTACAAAGTCCCACTAGCTCACAATGCGAAATTCTCCTGGCAAATCCTTTCACCGGACCGTTCGAATATTACGCACAAGCGGAATGATTCATTCAGTATATTCATGAGCAGAGCACAAATcggaattgaaagaaaaatggaGGAGCAAGGTCtagagaatttttcgaaggcgatcaatttttctgaatatttatgAAGGTTTTGTCACCGTTTGTAGAATGAAAGCTATCGTCGAACTTGAGACTTGACCTCACATTCACGGTCCCAAAAATGTTTTTGCCTCAAGATTTTATTAAATAATACGTTTTACCTCAGAAGTTTGGAAAACAGGAGtctgaataaatttttcattcattttataaatttatcatcattattatctacttgttgatattcagtcTACATTTAGATCCTACTctaattttgttgaaatatattttatattagaTACTTATTTCCCAATTTTATGCATTTCACCACAATTCGTCTCATTCCTTCTTCGTTTACCTCGAAACGTAAAATAAAtgcaaaaatgccattttgttCGAACCTACTTTACCTACTACCATATATATCTAttaaaatcgaataatttttacacatttgtattttatatataatatgTGTATTCGTTTGATTTAacaaaaaatcgttttttggTGTCAAgcagaatattgaaaataataatgaaaataagaaGTATGTTTCATTTTATCAAGACATTTTTCTGCGATTTAAATAACTGTTTTTGTTCTACGTAGTTCATAATGACCAACGTTGCTCCTACAAATATATTCGATAGATTCATGTTTTCGAACTGCCAGTAAAAAATAAATAGAGACCTTTGATCAGTAGCTCTAGACATCAACACGTGTTTACACTCAAACAAACCTTCGCGATATTCAAATTTATATCGAACAGGGAAAATGTAAATTGTCATTTGGAATCTTGTTTGCCTAGCGTATCACAATAACACCGGATTCTCGTATTTTTCTACAGTTATTCCACCAAATAAAACGCAAACACTATCCAGTCTCCGATTACAACAAATAAAAGATAGACGAAACATTTTCTGTAGATGCATTTATGCCTTTATACAGTGTGTCCCAAATGAATTACATTACTATTTTTAACTACCTGATGCATAAAAGCCATTCAGTTTAGTCAATCGATTTTTATTaaatcaatatgaaaatatttttcatggaaCAATCGAACATAGGAATTGAACGTTATTTCAGAAATACCGCTCTTAAAAAATATGCAAATTCGATTggtttttcaaattgtcaggGAGAAAATTTCTAATATGTACTTTTGTTCATTTCAATTTGTCGGTCCAATGAATCGATTTTTTGAAGTATTGTCCAATTAAGTATTGAACCATATACAACGACACAACGTAgtcatattttgtcgattttgaattttttccgaTAGCATATTTCGAGAGCTCGAAAAAATACGATCATATCTATTATAGGTATCTACTGATACTACACTTTTCAATTCCATGCAAGTCACAAAATCCAGTGACCCGCTTAAGTGAAAAACACTGTACACTTTCACTTAACTTAGGTAGATACATCGATCCAAATTAATAAGAAAATATTATCACAAACATAATTTATTTTGACTTTGGATAGggaattgaaaaagaaaattggaCTTCCTGCATGTTGTTTAGTTAATTTAATAAAATTATTACTATTATACAGAGGtgtgaatgaaaataatatgtgaaaaaaatgtcaaaaaatttCTTGGATCTTTCATACCTATTATTTTTTCTGAGCAGCCTCTGCCTAGCTACAGCTCCCTTAAGCACCTGAAAAGCGAATTTTGAGTTTACTCTTAGACAAGATGacaagaaataaaatttccgaCAGATTAAGGGTttctaacaaaaaaattaaaaattgcttttttgATGCTATCTTTATGGGACTGTATCTCAGCAAGGGGtgcgaaaaaaattatagaaaagactcggtaatttttttcaaaactctTCATCTACACCCTGTATGTGGGAAAGCTTTGATTATCTCATCTATCATTTTATCAGTTGAAAAAACATGGGGAGAAGAAGTTTTCAGAAAATCCCAAATAAACTGTCGAACTATTTTCGAAGATTGATTCTAATAATCCGAGCGTAGAATATCTCATATTAATCACTACAGCTGTGATTAAATAATCAGGGGAATCCTCAACTCCACCTGCCAATTGACGGCAATTATTGCCTTGATTACTTTGGCCTGTGGCAAATAAATTGAATGACACTAGTGTTTCCCAAGATCCATCGTATTGCGCTGAACAATTCCCACACCGGTCCTGCTACTCAAATGACCTACGCGATTTTTTAAATGAACCGTTTCCTCATTGCACCAATTGATCCGGCACAATTAGTTTATAAATTCCCAAGTCCGTTTCTCGACAAACAAAATTAGACCATGTGTACTTTGACACTGTTTCGAATACCGGAATACGTAATTGGGCCATGAGGAGATGAAAGAGTTTCACCCGGATGCGATGTTGCCGCTTTgaccaaaaatatttcttcgaaAATGCAAAGATGATAAGGATTGGGTTGATTGggcatttcaattcgaatgaaatacatatatgtattcaTAAATCGGGATTTAAACTGCAAGGAACGCTGAGAGGCcattcaaattcgaaattcaggATGTAAGGAtttacttgacattatcttcaAACTGCCTTATTTCATCTACAGGTTACTGATGCTGATATATTTCTCTTATGGAATACTATtatgtattttcatttcatattgTGAATGTGAAATAATATTGTTTGAAGCTagaacatattcaatgaaattaacggAAACAAACATGGACTCCCAAAATGGACGATAAGTTTTCACAGCTTCATGACAACCCTATTAGATTTGGATATAAGTAATAAATAACACCTTCACACTATGCCAGAAGATTATCGAGACAAAACAATACAAAAGACCAAGAGAATATAAGACATTATATGACAATAGGTCGTCTATTAGTGAGAGcacccaccaaagtagcgtagcactgacatatATGACACATACATGTCAAAGACGATTCATAATTttgagatatcgcacatctgagtgatATTATTTTGCATcacctttgtcatgtatgtgccatgtcagtgttaCTACTAATGATAGTTGATGAGGagaattgtttcaaaattcttgACAATTCAGACTAAAACAAATGCAAATTATGTCAAATAgattttgattttccattttctcACCTATTTTTCAGCTCAACGGCACACAGAGCTCGAACCGGCAGGCAGACCGGTTTCTGACTTATTTGCCGTCATCAGTACCGCACAACTCAAGTCGATGATTCCCAGAAAACCTTGCCGGAAAGGCAACGCCGCAGAACGCGAACGCATGCAGGAGTCCAAAGCGGGCCCGGCCTGATGACGTAAAATAACAGAGCACGCTTCGTGACGTCACAATCACGGTTGTAGTGTCTGATATCAGCCGGTGTTCACGTGAACATCACGCAGAGTATCACGCTGTCTGTGTGTGATCACTCGACGCTGATTGGCCAGAGGAGGCGATCCCCCAATCGTTATTGGCTGGTTTGCCTCCTGCAGCAGCAAACACACCCCAGAGCTGTGCTAGCACAACAACATTACTGACTCAGTTCATAATAAAATCTTCAGTGTTTAGTCTTTCGTCGCTGGTGCAATATCTGCCTggtgaatttatttttcaaagaaaCTTAGACTAGTGAATTGTATCAAGATGTTTTTCAAGGAACCCTGGAAGGCTTTAATTTCTCCTCCAAGCAGCCCACAAAATAAAGATTCTAATGtaagttcaaaaaaaaaaaaattctagaaaCCAGTCATTTTCATGACCCTTTTAATTCTGCCCatggataattttttttctcatcattTAAACATTGTTTCTTTTTTCTAGGTATCTGATGATGAATCTGTGCAAGGTTCATTCAGCATCCCACCAAACCCAGCTTCACCTTTAAGAAATATCCTGACCCCTCAAAACTCAGACTCTGAAAACGACGAGCATGATTACCCTCTTAAGAAACGCATCTGCAGGAGGCAGCAGAACGAGCTGGAGAGAAGACTATTGGAAAGTTTCACTCCACCACCGGAACCAATACTTCAAGTATCTGAAAATCCTTCATCGAACAGAACTACATCGGTAATAATGAAGGCGAACAAAGATGGTTCCTGCTCGTCCACATCATTACCCTTAGAAGCACCACAGGAGGAGAAAAACATATTGAAACTGCTGAAATACAAAATGGGAACTAGGAGAGAAAGAATTTTAATAAATACCAAGGACAAGGAAAGAGAAGAGGCAACTGTACAGGACAGTTCAACACAACCTTGTCAGAATGTCTGTGAACCTCCTCCAGTGGTGCCACAACAACCCTGTACAACATTCAAAACGCCTCTTTCTCCCACACCACTCAACACCTGCGAAGTGCCTTCAATACAGCCAAGCATAGCTACAGTCCCCGTAGTTTTCAAGACTCCCCAGCTGTTATCACCATTGAACCATACCAAAACGAATCTCCTCCAACCAATAGCCCCAAAGCTGGTGAAACCCACGCATCAGTCTCGCGCTTTGTTTCTATCGGCAGATGGTACTGTAATTCCTGCTCAAATAGTTGTTATCGCTGCGCCTGCTCCTGCCCAAGCTCCCCCAGAACGGCGCAGAGTGTACGAATGCAGTTACGAGGGCTGCGGCAAGAACTATTTCAAATCTTCGCATCTGAAGGCTCACAACAGGACGCATACCGGGGAAAAACCATTCATCTGCCAGTGGAAGGATTGCGGCAGGAAGTTCTCGAGGTCCGACGAATTATCGAGACACAAGCGGACGCATACTGGAGAGAAGAAATTCGAATGTACCGTCTGCCAAAGAAAGTTCATGAGGTCTGATCATTTGGCCAAGCATGTGAAGAGGCACGCCAAGGAGAGACCTAGTACTACCCAAAGATTGAGGATTTTACCCTCTTTAAAACCTCCCCAATCGTCAATGGTGTGTTGATCATGTTCAGATTTGGTCAAACTATTTTTATCCAGACTGAAAGCATTGTACATTCCCATTCTCATCCAACTCTTATCTGTGATTATCGATtaagttttatttatttagatTTTTGAAATCGTATTATCTGCATATCTAGTTTATCGAGACTAGATGTGACAGTATTATTaatgtttgaataaaaatatttttatacctAGTTCTTGTATTATTTCCAccagaaaaatatcattttttttacttGAGCTCTGGATAAAGCTCAAAATATAATAGAATGAAGAACACTACAGTTCGTTCATTTTTCACAAGAATGGAACGTAAATTAGGATAAATTGTCCATCAATTACTTTTTCCAGAAGAAATCGAATTGACGctcaaattttggatttttttttctagtcATTCAAACTATACATAGGCAGTAGGTATAGACTCCCCTGCCAAGACCCTACCTAAGTAGGTATCTATGTTGACAGAAAAACTGTTGCTCCTATCTTCGGAAAATTTTCTGTAGGAAACTTTTAAAATGCAGTCATACCCATAACGAAACTAGGCACCTATAAATAGCTCATTTTGTACTTTTACGAAAGAATCGCACAATAATTCATTACGTTCATCGTCATTTCTCTACTTCGGTAATCCATTGTTTATTTATAGCACATGGAAGGAAATAATCTCTGTAATGAATATGCGTTTCTATCACGTTCAAATAGCATGAACAATTGTGTTATCGTTCTCTTTATTCCATGTTTGAAGGTATTTTCGTAATTAACTATGAGTATGATAGCATTTAGAACCAACTAGGAAACACCGGTATTTCCATGGATATATCCTGGGGATAAGGAATCtatgaatatttcttcaatgAGTTGGGGGAGTTATCTAACTGATTTCgcttggaaaatattttttttcttctcccGTGCGTTCTTAGCCATTCTCCTGCACTCATTTCAGTTACTAAAATGTCACTTTGCCGCACTAGTGTGGGAAAATGATACTTCATAAACTGTTAGAAAAATAATTGTTCTATCATTCACAAATTAATCTATAAATGGGTAGATTTTATAAAATATTTCGTTATTTCACTTTACAAAGGTGCTTTTGAGCTATATTTTATAGCTGATGATATAGTCTGCAGCCTCAGAGCcaatgagaaaattgaaaagttcaAAACGACCTCGTGAATTACCGTGATTAACAGAAGATGATAACTCCAAAGAACACAAAAAGTTTTATGGTCACAACGAGTTTCGAACCCAAGCCCTAATTTCTAAAGTGTACGGAATTTAAATTTCGATTACTAGAAAATTAGCTGACTGGCCAACAATATATATTCAGTTTCAGAAATCTCGCTCAAAATTTGGTTGATACAGTGTTTTCTTCACTTCTCTTGTTgtctttaatatttttttcatcaaaagtaGACGATTTATGAAGctataaaattcattaattcatcTCTAGCGACGGAAAAAACTAGAAGAAACTTGCGGTGGATTTCTATAAACCAATGAAATGCTTTCAATACGCGGCGAAACTGATGCATATATATATTATAGGCGCACGCATTTTCGTCTGCGCACCACTTAGGGAGACAAAAAAGTGTTTTCGAAAACAATGACGATAATATCTAAAAATTCGAACAGCAAAATTTCAAACTTTTGGGATTATGAATAATACAAACTTTTTCACCTTGTTTGCGGCCTATTATACTGTCCTTTATGTTTAAAATTCGTCACAGGTTGaatcaaatgaaaataattaaaaaaaaatcaacataaaaatattttatttataaatatcgaaaatagtTAATGAATAAAACAACTGCACCTATCTATAAAGCTAAAATTCCATATAAAATAAACTATACAACAGCTTCAAATATTACATTATTTTGATTATTGCCCACTTCGAACAGGTGGGCATAGTTTTGAAGCGTGTAAAGATAAATATGACTAGTTTTTTGTTGTTGAGGTTTTCATCCTCAACTACCAATAACCAGCCATTTCTCGTGTAATCGTTCCACTTCTTGAGTAACGATTGGATGACGAAGGCGCATCCGTATTTCCAATTTACCGCCTGCTTTCTTCCTGCCATCCATAAGCTGAAAACAAACACAAAATTTTCTCACATTAAAAATTAAGAATATTCGAATACAAAACCGACTGATATAGGTTGACAATTAAACAATATAAGTGAAATTAAAGGGTCTTGAAAccaaaaaataattctttcaaaAAGATAACCACGAAGCCAGCTTCGTGTGGCTTTAGATCATATTCATGAAAGATTGCACATACTGAATAAAAGAATACAACTCACATCGTAGCTATCATGCAGTTCACACTGGGTTTCTAGGTTCTGCAATTTGACAGTCACACTTCCGAGGAGGGTATCGCTCCGGAACCAGCCACTGAAACAACAACAAAAGTCGCTAGCGCCCATGCAGCAGCTAGCACACCCAATAATGGCACCCTCTACTTAGAAAGCAAAAATATGTAAATTTATACAGTGGTTATCCCGTCATCTAAAGCTTGATAAGCAAAAGCTACAATGGTTGTTAGGTGATGGTGACTTTCGAGAGAGAGTAGGTCCAAAAGTTTAACTATCATTTGGAGAGGTTCATGTTCTGTATAAATTTATCACCTCCTCTTTTCTTATAGCCCTGAATTTTAATCGGAATAAATATTTCCTAGGTGCTGATGGCTGAACATgtctacattttttgttgaataattgagAATTAGatatgtttttgttttattctgaGTGTTCAATATATTTACAAATCAAATAGATCGCAATATTTGTTTCTGTAAATTCATATTTTAGAACCTAACCTCATATTCTGCAAGGAAGTACTTTCACAATGATTTATGATTGAGCTTTGTTTTTTCTATAATATATTGATTCATATCGTGATTGAGATGGAAGAAAAGCTAAGCAATAGTTGGTACCATTGAAGggaatcaaattttcaaaatccaaatTCTTCATACATGCAGATTGATACATATTCCAAATTTGATGAGCCATGCATcttattcaaaacaaattttaagGCAAGGCCCGCAGCGAAGGACCGTGGCGAGTGGAACTGTTGAAGCCTGCAGCTGTGAGCATCGGAATGGAGGCGAGGTGCCTTCATAAGCGAAGTGCAGCACCTCCCCCACTACGATTACGATGCGCACTGCTGCATTTTCCTTTAATAGGCTTCAAAAATTCCTCACCTTAGACGTTCTCAAAGTAGAAGCCAAGGAAACAATATACCATTACTCATAAATTTGGGTTTCCATATCGATATGATAATTTTCTAggatttgaaaaaacaaatccGAAGGTTTGATAATTGTGCATAAACAGTTTCCAAAccatgcaaaaacaaaacaacataTAGAAGAAAATTGCTGTTGCACTGATCCAAGATGAATTGAGACTCCATGATTAAATAATAAGTGAAAGATAGTCTAATTGGAGTTATACAGGAAACTGCAGACGAGAAATGCTTCAGACTAAACATTCAAAAACAAACTTACCCTTTGGAGTAAACTTCAAACTTAGCAGCATGCCTTTTGAACATCCTCTGACAAGATCTTTGCGTTCTATTTATAGGAACCATGAATGTAGCATTGTACTCTGGATTATTTGTATCCTTTATAGTAGCTGTTTTCTCAGTGAAAGGCGTTTCTTGGGGCCAAGGGAATGAAAACTTCACATAGGTGTCGATTTCCTTAGGATTTTCAGCATTATAATTGATACCTCTGAGTATTGAAATTTCTAATTCGTTGTCTGTCAATTCTgtgaaggatttcaccacagaGAAGTctttgttttcataatgaaacttTGGGATTCCTGCACCTGGCGTCTTTTTAGCCAGCCTTACCAAGTCCAAATCTTTGGTTACATTCAGTGCCAATCGCTCAAACCTATTGGTACCTGCCACATCACCTAGCGCCTTGTTGTGGTCTCTGGTGGTAAGACACATTTTCAGCTGTTTCTGAAGCTGATGTTCCAAACGAGTGAGTATGTCTGTGCTCGATGGGTCATCATCCAGGCAGTCATCGGCACTAACCATGTCAAATCTAATCAAAATTTGACTATTACTATAGGGGGATGAAAAGCATTAAAATTAAAAGTGTCCAACAATTCATCACTTCTACTTTGCAAACTTGTTGGAAATAGTATGCTCTGAACAGTGTTCAATGAAAAAAGTTATCTTTTGAAGATATGATAAGAGATGACTTGACTTgaattctgatttgaaaagaaTCTGATAAATGAAGtatcaaaaatattgaaaatgtaaaaCGGTCTGAAAAGTAAACTAGGATTTTTATTCAGGAATGGGGATTACATTGCACGAAATAAAATAGTTGATATTTTAGTTTATGTATTCTTACTCTTTGTCAAGTTGTGATTTTTCATCGGGAGGTAATGGCAAGGTTGAAAAATCCACTGGCAGACCACAAGAAGTAGCTTCTATCAGTTTATCAAAGCCTTTGGCTGTACGCAAAAATTCTTTAGCTTGTGTTATTTCACCCTTTTTTTTGGCTTTCAGGGCTGCTTCTTTGAATTGTTTCTGTCTTAGAAGAAGAACTTGCATTTGTTGATCAGCTCTACTATTAGGAACCTGAtttcctgttgaaaaaaattattgaattcaatcACAATCAAAATATTTATCATGATTTGTGACCAAAACCCACTTTGATTTTTTACTCTAAAAGAATAGAATTCAATTGaatcagaaaaatccatttcatCTAATTGCAAAAATTTTACTTCAGAAAATGATTTATCAAAAATTTATCATAAGGAAATAAGTCTACAAATTATCCTCAACTAATCAGTTCAGGCCACATTTCCTTTTGATTAATTTCCAGTCAGGATTACTCAACTAGAATAGTATTAGTATCTACAGGTGTTCCTAAAGAGTTAATCAGGAATATTGATCCTAAAAACTTATAATGtcaaacctttttttttattatataattcGGAAAGAAAATATCTCAGTAGAAGGAAAATGGATGATATGAACTTCAATGTGCAAGAAAACTTATCTTAATACATCATGTGAAGAATGAGGCGAAAAAATTCATAAGCTTTTTTCATTCTACCTGTATTTCGGGTAGTCGTATGTTTAGGTGGTTCTGGCTTAGTCACTTGCACTGGAGAGGCTTCAGATGAAGATCCAGAAGCTTCAGGACTAGCAGGTTTTGGCGCAGCGACTGGTTTAGGTCCTTGTAAAGGAGGAAAACCAGGAGGTACTGGCAACTCATCAACCGCAACAGGTTTCCCAGCTTTATTCTGTTTTATAGCTTGCTCGAATTGTTTGATTATTCTACCAATCCTACGAGCTTTACTGGCATTCTCTTCTGCTTTTGCCTTTTCCTCTTGCTTTTTATAGAAATCTACACATTGCAGAAGAGCCTCTCCAAGAGATGCCGGAGGGGCTGGAGTAGTTTCTTTAGGAGCATCTTCTACataatcaaaaaatatttcaagaatattcTTATTTGCCACAGAAAAgcatataaaagtatttttgaTCTTCTCTATCTCATACCttgtgtgaaaaaaaatttggattataAAAAACCAAACTACTATAACTATCAACTGTTTAGTTAGACtaaaaaaactacaaaattaCAAAATAGCTAAAAAAGTTCCTCAACAAGTTAgataatgaataaatttctcATTTGTTTATGGACTACTCTAAAAAGTTAAGCATATGTACGACTGAGTCTAAAATAGAAATACCTTCAACTTCTGAGCTTTGTtgcattttttcttcttcaattttggGACTCTCCATTTCTGGGGGTCCAGGCATTTGAGAGATATCAACAGCTTGTCCATTTTGAACGGCTTCAATTACATGTTCAAATTGTTTAGCAGTTTTTAAATAATTGACTGCTCCTT
The nucleotide sequence above comes from Coccinella septempunctata chromosome 4, icCocSept1.1, whole genome shotgun sequence. Encoded proteins:
- the LOC123312083 gene encoding Krueppel-like factor 10; the protein is MFFKEPWKALISPPSSPQNKDSNVSDDESVQGSFSIPPNPASPLRNILTPQNSDSENDEHDYPLKKRICRRQQNELERRLLESFTPPPEPILQVSENPSSNRTTSVIMKANKDGSCSSTSLPLEAPQEEKNILKLLKYKMGTRRERILINTKDKEREEATVQDSSTQPCQNVCEPPPVVPQQPCTTFKTPLSPTPLNTCEVPSIQPSIATVPVVFKTPQLLSPLNHTKTNLLQPIAPKLVKPTHQSRALFLSADGTVIPAQIVVIAAPAPAQAPPERRRVYECSYEGCGKNYFKSSHLKAHNRTHTGEKPFICQWKDCGRKFSRSDELSRHKRTHTGEKKFECTVCQRKFMRSDHLAKHVKRHAKERPSTTQRLRILPSLKPPQSSMVC
- the LOC123311481 gene encoding coiled-coil and C2 domain-containing protein 1-like isoform X2 — protein: MKRGGKKPNGLFNIDFDTGVNEDIDENDSDLEAELLALAGDNAPKRPQRKKPPPQTNLDSMIAESMKDIPSDDDISVDENDPDLLSELNDIVGGDEVEGSSPIDSEPPSTASVPSANMELLEKRLEMYEEAEKHAKETGETSKARRYARGKSSVKDLIKQAKSGKPINIDDIPPEVKIPKERPTENKVTAEEPNLMEIEQEQPTSQPISPNKIEPDSGEMKSESAPLDVDEDLLALLKQRHMQYKMAALKAKKSNNVQGAVNYLKTAKQFEHVIEAVQNGQAVDISQMPGPPEMESPKIEEEKMQQSSEVEEDAPKETTPAPPASLGEALLQCVDFYKKQEEKAKAEENASKARRIGRIIKQFEQAIKQNKAGKPVAVDELPVPPGFPPLQGPKPVAAPKPASPEASGSSSEASPVQVTKPEPPKHTTTRNTGNQVPNSRADQQMQVLLLRQKQFKEAALKAKKKGEITQAKEFLRTAKGFDKLIEATSCGLPVDFSTLPLPPDEKSQLDKEFDMVSADDCLDDDPSSTDILTRLEHQLQKQLKMCLTTRDHNKALGDVAGTNRFERLALNVTKDLDLVRLAKKTPGAGIPKFHYENKDFSVVKSFTELTDNELEISILRGINYNAENPKEIDTYVKFSFPWPQETPFTEKTATIKDTNNPEYNATFMVPINRTQRSCQRMFKRHAAKFEVYSKGGWFRSDTLLGSVTVKLQNLETQCELHDSYDLMDGRKKAGGKLEIRMRLRHPIVTQEVERLHEKWLVIGS
- the LOC123311481 gene encoding coiled-coil and C2 domain-containing protein 1-like isoform X1, with the protein product MKRGGKKPNGLFNIDFDTGVNEDIDENDSDLEAELLALAGDNAPKRPQRKKPPPQTNLDSMIAESMKDIPSDDDISVDENDPDLLSELNDIVGGDEVEGSSPIDSEPPSTASVPSANMELLEKRLEMYEEAEKHAKETGETSKARRYARGKSSVKDLIKQAKSGKPINIDDIPPEVKIPKERPTENKVTAEEPNLMEIEQEQPTSQPISPNKIEPDSGEMKSESAPLDVDEDLLALLKQRHMQYKMAALKAKKSNNVQGAVNYLKTAKQFEHVIEAVQNGQAVDISQMPGPPEMESPKIEEEKMQQSSEVEEDAPKETTPAPPASLGEALLQCVDFYKKQEEKAKAEENASKARRIGRIIKQFEQAIKQNKAGKPVAVDELPVPPGFPPLQGPKPVAAPKPASPEASGSSSEASPVQVTKPEPPKHTTTRNTGNQVPNSRADQQMQVLLLRQKQFKEAALKAKKKGEITQAKEFLRTAKGFDKLIEATSCGLPVDFSTLPLPPDEKSQLDKEFDMVSADDCLDDDPSSTDILTRLEHQLQKQLKMCLTTRDHNKALGDVAGTNRFERLALNVTKDLDLVRLAKKTPGAGIPKFHYENKDFSVVKSFTELTDNELEISILRGINYNAENPKEIDTYVKFSFPWPQETPFTEKTATIKDTNNPEYNATFMVPINRTQRSCQRMFKRHAAKFEVYSKGCCMGASDFCCCFSGWFRSDTLLGSVTVKLQNLETQCELHDSYDLMDGRKKAGGKLEIRMRLRHPIVTQEVERLHEKWLVIGS